Proteins found in one Triticum aestivum cultivar Chinese Spring chromosome 4D, IWGSC CS RefSeq v2.1, whole genome shotgun sequence genomic segment:
- the LOC123098549 gene encoding uncharacterized protein, whose translation MAASAPTGCFKCGRPGHWSRDCPSAPPSSSTNPNPNPNPAAGAARFAPYKPRQFSKPAAGPDPAAPAEGEEAPQDGAKKKKERATRPKLTPDLLLSDDGLGFVLRYFPKAFKPRARPGSEVEDLGNLIKLYADWHSRLIPYYSFDQFVRKAEKVGASSRVRRCISELKERVARGGDPTLLHQPPVEEVIPEGEPDGTTQEDPILGTEPPSTDNHEDVDPFAMESDDVDPMQEDLLNEIYEKTADEPVLRSGDGGAEQPVAPREAEKHQDGEDGGGSKPSKVELTEEQKARMEANRLKALERAAAARARASQSQPTTETTT comes from the exons ATGGCGGCGTCGGCACCGACGGGCTGCTTCAAGTGCGGCCGCCCCGGCCACTGGTCCCGCGACTGCCCCTCCGccccgccatcctcctccaccaaccCCAACCCCAATCCgaaccccgccgccggcgccgcccgcttCGCCCCCTACAAGCCGAGACAGTTCTCCAAACCCGCGGCCGGTCCggatccggcggctccggcggaggGCGAGGAGGCGCCGCAGGATGGtgctaagaagaagaaggagagggcgACGCGGCCCAAGCTCACGCCGgacctcctcctctccgacgacgGCCTGGGCTTCGTCCTCCGCTACTTCCCCAAGGCGTTCAAGCCCCGCGCCCGGCCCGGATCCGAG GTGGAAGACCTTGGCAATCTGATCAAGCTTTACGCGGACTGGCACTCTCGCTTGATCCCTTACTACTCCTTCGATCAGTTTGTGCGCAAAGCTGAGAAAGTTGGGGCCAGTAGCCGCGTTAGG AGATGCATTTCGGAATTGAAGGAAAGGGTTGCCAGAGGGGGGGATCCTACACTACTGCATCAACCGCCAGTGGAAGAAGTCATACCAGAGGGAGAACCTG ATGGAACCACACAAGAAGACCCAATCCTTGGGACAGAACCTCCGTCGACGGACAATCATGAGGATGTGGACCCATTTGCGATGGAAAGTGATGACGTGGATCCCATGCAAGAGGATTTGCTAAATGAAATATACGAAAAGACAGCCGAT GAACCTGTACTAAGATCTGGCGATGGAGGCGCTGAACAACCCGTGGCTCCAAGAGAGGCAGAGAAGCATCAAGATGGAGAGGATGGTGGCGGAAGCAAGCCAAGCAAAGTTGAGCTGACGGAGGAGCAGAAGGCGCGCATGGAGGCTAACAGGCTCAAGGCGCTAGAGAGAGCGGCAGCAGCTCGGGCTCGCGCGTCCCAGTCGCAGCCTACTACTGAAACTACCACCTGA